AGGACGGCTACCTGTGGTTTGTGGGCCGGGCCGACGACGTGATCCTGGCGGCCGGTTACCGCATCGGGCCCTTTGAGGTGGAGAGCGCGTTGCTGGAGCACCCGGCCGTGGCCGAGTCGGCGGTTGTTTCCAGTCCGGACGAATTGCGGGGCGAGGTGGTCAAGGCCTTTGTGGTGCTGGCGCCCGGCTACCAGCCTTCCGATGAGCTGGTGAAGGAACTGCAGGAGCATGTCAAGAAAGTGACCGCGCCTTACAAGTATCCGCGCAAAGTGGAATTCGTGGACAGCCTGCCCAAGACGGTGAGCGGTAAAATCCGGCGGGTGGAGCTGCGCGAAAGAGAGTGGGGCAAGAAGAAATAAACCTGTGTGCCAGCCGGGCCGCGCGCCCGGCTTTGTTTTTTTGGTATGATTTTTACTATTCAAAACTCAATATCGTTTACAAAATGATGAAAAATTTTTATAATATGATTGAACGTTCAGTCACGTGGCTGAGTAATTTGTCGACAAAGGAGGGGTGGTGAGGTAAATCGGGGTGTGCACGGTGTAAGCGATAGTAAACACAGTGGCCACCAAAATCAAGCGCTTTATTTTGCTGGCTGGGGCGGGTCTTGCCGGCCCGTGTGACTACGCTGGAGCTTGTTTGTCTATCTTTTTCGGCCGGGGCAAGGATGTGCAAACAATGTCCGGGGTGTCTTGCCATCAGGACAGATGCGGCTTTGGCGGCACTGTTCAAAGTATTCTAAATTATTGGTATGTTATTTGCAAATAGCACACAGCAATTTACCAGGTTCGCTGGTCAAAAATTGCCAGATATTAAGGAGGAATTGCTGTGGATTTCATCCTGACAGAAGAACAGGAGATGTTGCGTAAAACTGTGCGCGATTTTGCCGAAACTGAAATAGCGCCCAAAGCCGGGGAAATGGATGAGAAGGAAGAATACGACTGGTCGCTGTGGGCCAAAATGGGTGAGATGGGTCTGACTGGCATTCCCTACCCCGAGGAGTACGAAGGGGCGGGCATGGACAACCTGAGCTACGCCATTGCGGTGGAGGAGCTGTCGCGGGTCTGTGCCTCGTCGGGCGTGCTGATTTCGGCCCACACCTCGCTCTGCGCCTGGCCCATCTACGCTTTCGGCACAGAAGAACAAAAGAAGAAATACCTGGTCCCCCTGTGCAACGGGGAAAAGATCGGGGCCATGGGCCTGACCGAGCCTTCGGCCGGGTCGGATGCCGGGTCGCTCAAGCTTTCCGCCACCCGGGACGGCGACTATTATGTGTTGAATGGCACCAAGATCTTCATTACCAACGCCTTCCACGCGGACATATATGTGATCATTGCCAGCACGGACCGGTCCAAGAAACACAAGGGCACCACTGCCTTCATTGTGGAAAAGGGCACGCCGGGCTTCAGCTTTGGCAAGAAGGAGCACAAAATGGGTATTCGCGCTTCTTCCACCTACGAACTGGTCTTTGAAAACTGCCGGATACCCAGGGAAAACATGCTGGGCGAAGAGGGCATGGGCTTTAAGATCATCATGATGACCCTGGACGGCGGGCGGATTGGCATTGCCGCCCAGGCGCTGGGCATCGCCCAGGGTGCCTTTGAGCAGGCCCTGGAGTACAGCAAAATCCGGGAACAGTTTGGCAAGCCCATCTCGGCCAACCAGGGCATTCAGTGGATGCTGGCCGACATGGCCACCCGGATTGAGGCGGCCCGTTTGCTGGTCTACCAGGCGGCCTGGCTGAAGGACCATAAGCTTCCCTACAGCAAGCAGTCGGCCATGGCCAAGCTGTACGCTTCCGAGACCGCCATGTGGGTGACCACCAAAGCGGTGCAGATCTTCGGCGGCTATGGCTACACACGGGAGTACCCCGTGGAGCGCATGATGCGCGACGCCAAGATCACGGAAATCTATGAGGGTACCAGTGAAGTGCAGCGGATAGTCATTGCTTCCCACCTGTTAAAATAAAGAGAATAGATAATTGATTAGATATTATATATTTATTT
This window of the Desulfurispora thermophila DSM 16022 genome carries:
- a CDS encoding acyl-CoA dehydrogenase: MDFILTEEQEMLRKTVRDFAETEIAPKAGEMDEKEEYDWSLWAKMGEMGLTGIPYPEEYEGAGMDNLSYAIAVEELSRVCASSGVLISAHTSLCAWPIYAFGTEEQKKKYLVPLCNGEKIGAMGLTEPSAGSDAGSLKLSATRDGDYYVLNGTKIFITNAFHADIYVIIASTDRSKKHKGTTAFIVEKGTPGFSFGKKEHKMGIRASSTYELVFENCRIPRENMLGEEGMGFKIIMMTLDGGRIGIAAQALGIAQGAFEQALEYSKIREQFGKPISANQGIQWMLADMATRIEAARLLVYQAAWLKDHKLPYSKQSAMAKLYASETAMWVTTKAVQIFGGYGYTREYPVERMMRDAKITEIYEGTSEVQRIVIASHLLK